GCAGTGTCATCCTGAGGGAAAGACAATTTCAGTATAATGGAGAAACAACCAAAGGCAGAAGTATAATCTCTCCTTGTCCTATTTTTTCCTAAGGAAATGCAGACCCAGTGGTCTAGAATAGTCAACTTTCTAACATGCATAAATGTAATAAATCTGAGAGCTAATTGAATCCTCTCATTTAACATGgccaaaaaaaattaagagtactgtaaattataataaaaaaaggtatGGCGAACTATGTTTCACTGGAGCAACAAACACATCGACGTCTGTGCAATGAAGTTAAtgatataaaatgaaaatgcaaatgACAAAAGGCAACAGACTCTGGACCATGACCACAATGATCAAAGTAAGTTAAGGTGGAGAAAACACCTCTCCACGCTCTCTTCCATCTGTACCCTCCAAATCCATCACAAGTGTACAAGGCTCTATGCCAACACATTTAGCCATCCAAATTCCTTTGGTTGTTTGAGACCTGAAAACAAGCACGTGATATGTATCAGTTTTCCACCTTGCTAAATGGGCAAGGTCTAAGAGATAGATGAGAGTTGTAACAACATGCCTTCCTTTAAATGCATCCATCTCTCTGAAGTTGGTATTAAACAAAGAATTTAAGAGTGTACTCTTGCCTGTTCAAACAACACAAGACAATTGTAAAAATGGCTTCGCTAGGAATGGAATTCATCACCTCTTCGTCTATTATAATGTATATATGCTTAAGATAACGAAGAATATAAAACATACCACTACTTTGAGGACCCATTATAGAAACTACGGCATAGGAAAGCCCACATTCACCTAACTTAACTTCTTTCATGAAGTTTTCGATTCCGGCAACATTGATTGTACCATCTCCATCAATAAGCTGAGTGGAACAACAATGGTCTGAATAATAAACATACTTTCAAGATTAATAATGTCGCCGTtcaaaacatgctacggattaAATCAAATCAACATTAAGGAATAACAATTTACTAAAACTGagaagtattaaaaaaaaaaatcagatgaAAACATTGTTATCAGTTATAGCTGCAGGCATCGTTTCTATTTCGTTGAAATTGTACTAAAAGGCTTTGATAAGTATATTTCAGGAAATGCATGTAAGAGACGTACCCATTTGCATGAATCGGGATTGGGTTTGAAGAAGGGGAAAAGTTAAGAGAAAGGGCAATCTCTCATCTTACAAAATCATTTACAATTTGGCTTTTGTTCTTATAAACTATCTTCAAACTGTCTCTGCCTAATGCATTTTCGTCTTCTTGTTTCCGCCATACAACACAACAcagagatttttgttctgtttaACGGTGTCAAACATTTTCccctttttcttgaaaaaattctTGTGTGGACAATTGTTTACTATCTTTCCTATTTTATGCATCTTTAAATTTGGAAAAAGTTGTGTTAGAATAACccttcttcttttattcttgCCACTTTCAACTTCTTTTGAATCCAttacattatataatataacataacttATGAGACAAATATCTAAGTTTTCCCTAATTGGTGAGAGAGTCTTCTTCAGccttttaatgtaataaaaattgaaaataataataaaacatattaaatatcaaaattatttttttgactaAAGAATGTCAAAAActccatttttattatattcttctCCTACCTCTATAactacatattattattattattattttcatccaTTTATGTTCGTTAAGTAAACAAAGTTAATCCTACCTGTATTTTTTCAATGTTGactgtaaaagaaaatagttactctttccattattatttataaacaatataaaaatatatttttcttaatcataataaattttaactatttttagttCATTTAATTCTTATCTTAAATATcctaatttcaattaatattttaattttggtcatgccattataatgttttttttccaTGAGTTGCATTACTTTTTGtatgagtaattattttttgtttcactaTTCTCAGTATTAGAATATAAGTAACATGACATTTAATGTAattaactagtttttttttttagattttttatttttttttctttcaacagTGTATTGTGGTGGGTTAGTTGTAAGAAATATAACTAGTATGTGATTGCaccttttttttagaaaataatataattaatattatatttattatttataaaaaaattggtatcTATTTTCTatgtaaaaattttcaaaaagtaaaaaatatacattttttttagtaataacgTATACCTaccattttttattgatttaaatgtGATGAAAAATTATTGGATAAAAGTATGATATTATCTTGTTTTTTCAATAGTGTGTTGTGGGCTAGTTTTAAGGAATATAATTGCAATAGCTAatcaaattcataattaattacgagattatttaatacttttaaaatattttttaccaaaacattaaataaaataaaattggtgacatgtttcattttttaataatatatgtttttcttttctttctctcgaTGATGTCATAACTGAAATACtgtctaaaaattaaaacacattTTTCTCGGGATTgctaatgaaaattatttatattattatttttttatataaaataaaatcgggagaataaaaatttagagaaatGGCATTAGAAAGAGTGAGTGGAAGTACAAATTTCAGTGAATACAAgagagaaaaagggaaaaaggcGGGAACTCGAAAGCATTAGAAACCAAACAAAACTGTGTCTTTCTGTTTTCTCTCGAAAACCACTGCAGAGATTGAAacggagatgaaggagaaggagaaagagaaagagaaagtggAAGAGAGGTACACGCAGTGGAAGTCTCTTGTTCCCGTTCTCTACGATTGGCTTGCCAACCACAACCTCGTTTGGCCTTCTCTTTCTtgcaggttttttttttttctctctctctgtttAGGGTTTTCCATTTTCcaaatcaattttaatcaattatgcGCTTCCAATTCATTGCAGATGGGGTCCTCAACTGGAACAAGCAACCTACAAGAACCGTCACCGTCTCTATCTCTCTGAGCAGGTTTTCTTTATTCCATTTCCTTTGCTTGTACATTTTCCATTTCAACGTTTTTCTATTGTGTGCATTATTGCTTCGTCTTTTGTTCTTCTCAGACTGACGGAAGTGTTCCCAACACTCTCGTTATAGCCAACTGCGAGGTTGTTAAACCCAGGGTTGCTGCTGCTGAGCACATCTCTCAGGTCAGCTTCATGTTGTCATTCCATTTACACTTAAGTTAATTAATGATTACGTTTTTGATTTCTTCCTAATGTGccatttttttttggttttatcTTTCAGTTTAACGAAGAATCACGGTCTCCTTTTGTAAAAAAGTTCAAAACTATACTACATCCTGGCGAGGTATGGTTGTTTCTGGCTTATGGGAGCCATACTTTTGGTTTAGGTCTAATTTCGTCTTTGACGTGTATTTATGCACTCATAAATGCCTTGTTACCGATCAGGCTTAGCCACTTATAAACACTATTTTAAATCCTAACTAGAGGCGCTTACTGATGACAGTCAGCCTCAAAATCgcatttttgaatattttttatattgtttatatcATATATTCTTCTTGGATCACCATGTTATTGGTATCatgtttacatttttaattttgtttatgttttcttggtagagaaattttgttaatattgatTATATCGTATATGCgtataaattcttcaaattacAAAAGTAATTGACATTTAATGACATTCATAATTAACAGTAAAATCATACGCGTCTTGAACAAAACCAGATAAGTAAATAccataaaaatcaaatacaagttTCCAAGATTAGGAATAACTTATCGTAAATCATCATCTTCTAAACCCCAGCCTTCTTTATCATTTCCACTACTATTACAGCTGTAGCTTTCATTTTTGATAATTGAAATCCCAAAAGGCCCAAATGCTTTTGTTTGGAGAGCTTTTGGGAATCAATACATAGCACCACTTTAGTTCTGCTGTGGTCACTATTCAATCTGGTGATTGGTAAACTACGACTATTATACTAAACTGTTCTGCTGTTCCTAAAGCACACTTTTTTAAACCTTGTTAATATAATCGACgaagtttatttataatttacttcAACATTggtttacttattttttttcaggTAAATAGAATCAGGGAATTTCCACAAAAAAGTCAGATAGTAGCTACTCACACAGATAGTCCTGAGGTTAGATGACTTTTTTATGTTTCCTTTTCtctgttaaattaaaataccatTAATTTTATCCTAAACTTTGTGGTTAATGAACTTGTCGAAGTTTGATAActgaattataattttctatatCGTAAAACAGGTATTTATATGGGATGTTGAAGCTCAGCCAAATCGAAATGCTGTTCTGGGGGCTGCCACTTCTCGTCCTGACCTGGTTTGTTTTCAtacattcttttaaaataatttggttCTTCCACACCTTTATTCATGAGTCAGGCACCTGAAATATAAGCTATACCTTTTTTCAGGTATTAACTGGCCATAAGGATAATGCTGAATTTGCTTTGGCTATGTGCCCATCTGAGCCCTTTGTACTTTCTGGAGGTTGTAGTCTTTTTTATTGCCTTCTCACCATGAAAGATGTTTATTTTGCCTGGAGTAAATTTCTTTCCCTAGCATTAGGTTTTTGGAATCTGAGAAAAAAACATTATCCTAAAATTTGCAGTTACCAAATATAAAACCACAAACACATGCTTATTATTGGCTGTAATCTTGTCGGGTTGTTATGTTGCTCCTACTATATAAACTTTATCTGTTATTTCCTCCCCGCATAAAGCAAATGGTATTGTCCTTACCCTTTTTGGATTATTTACTTCTTATGGACATTggatttttgttaattttgtttgaatccACTATGGTAGGGAAGGACAAATGTGTGGTTTTATGGAGTGTTCATGATCATATTTCAACTTTAGCTGTTGAAGAAGCACCCACTGTTAAACAGGGCTCTAAAAGTGGGGGAAATAATGCAAAAGCTACAGAAAGCCCTACTATTGGACCAAGGGGCATCTACCAGGGTCATACGGACACTGTTGAAGATGTGCAATTTTGCCCATCAAGGTAGTTTTTTCTTGCTTTTATCATACTTGTGCCAGTTTCTGTTTAGCTAAATCtgaattatttatgatttaattttggTAAAATATCTTATCATGAGGTATGTATTTGCTGTAGTTTATTTGTTTGCCAGTTACTTATTGTGTTGCAGGAATAATAATTTTggacattttaattttttgttaacttattttGTTATGATAGAATTTATCTTAATGAAATTCAGTTTGTTATACTGAAGGGTAGACTTGAGTTGTAAGTTGATAAAAAATCGAACAgtaatatttcaatttcaaacttTGATTTGGATATAAGTCCAATATTAATGGATTGACTTGCTGATTTCCATATCATTTTCTCCTTTGCTGTTTCATTGTTATTTTGACATGCATCTTGTACCTTTTTGTGACTGTGAATTGTAGTGCACAGGAGTTCTGTAGTGTTGGTGATGATTCTCGTCTTATACTCTGGGATGCACGAGTTGGATCTGCTCCAGTTGTCAAGGTTTAATTCTTCAGTTCATCTGCATTATTGCTGTTTTCTTCATGTTTCAAAAACCAAGTGTTAATTGCTGAAATACTTCAAGAAGTTAAAAGAGATATTCTTAGTTTCGG
This region of Vigna unguiculata cultivar IT97K-499-35 chromosome 5, ASM411807v1, whole genome shotgun sequence genomic DNA includes:
- the LOC114183328 gene encoding WD-40 repeat-containing protein MSI4-like; its protein translation is MKEKEKEKEKVEERYTQWKSLVPVLYDWLANHNLVWPSLSCRWGPQLEQATYKNRHRLYLSEQTDGSVPNTLVIANCEVVKPRVAAAEHISQFNEESRSPFVKKFKTILHPGEVNRIREFPQKSQIVATHTDSPEVFIWDVEAQPNRNAVLGAATSRPDLVLTGHKDNAEFALAMCPSEPFVLSGGKDKCVVLWSVHDHISTLAVEEAPTVKQGSKSGGNNAKATESPTIGPRGIYQGHTDTVEDVQFCPSSAQEFCSVGDDSRLILWDARVGSAPVVKVDKAHNADLHCVDWSPHDSNFILTGSADNTVHMFDRRKLKSSGVGSPVYKFKGHDAAVLCVQWSPDKSSVFGSAAEDGILNIWDYEKVGKTTDSAGSKSPNTPSGLFFRHAGHRDKVVDFHWSACDPWTIVSVSDDCESSGGGGTLQIWRMMDLIYRPEEEVLTELDKFRSHIFGCNS